A window from Onychostoma macrolepis isolate SWU-2019 chromosome 07, ASM1243209v1, whole genome shotgun sequence encodes these proteins:
- the si:ch211-196f2.6 gene encoding immunoglobulin domain-containing protein: MRSNFLCALLILAFLESGKSNSAVSISHSRDGDGQNITCVLSGDENMTQINWEMLKGPNRTKLGTYHPHFGIYIMQKYGTKVKIQNKKSPHPSSSLLVKVASNESVLICCAFITFPSGKLEQCTDISKKDVSINTSIIKDFTYVEPEPRLGLFGHLGAMVIGTILSLCILTILFYLCRKNSCRRRNSFKIRTYLTDSPAETFAEESVDAPASQSSVNGFDPSKLYAKIKKDLFYGRLWKSYQGQPKPWTQGTMNEQGHVYHLLGQSPLPQRNVEGSPLRPETTETTEQHFSSF; the protein is encoded by the exons ATGAGAAGCAACTTTCTTTGCGCTCTTCTTATCCTTGCCTTCCTGGAATCAG gCAAATCAAACAGTGCTGTATCTATTAGTCACAGTCGAGATGGAGATGGACAGAACATTACCTGTGTCCTCTCCGGGGATGAAAACATGACACAAATCAACTGGGAGATGCTAAAAGGCCCGAATCGCACCAAACTGGGCACGTATCACCCACATTTTGGAATTTacataatgcaaaaatatgGGACTAAAGTAAAGATCCAGAACAAAAAATCTCCTCATCCATCATCATCCCTTCTCGTTAAAGTAGCATCAAACGAGAGCGTGCTAATCTGTTGTGCGTTCATAACATTTCCTTCAGGTAAACTTGAGCAGTGTACTGATATCAGTAAGAAAGATGTCAGTATCAACACGTCTATAATCAAAG atTTTACATATGTGGAACCAGAACCAAGGCTGGGATTATTTGGACATTTGGGTGCAATGGTCATTGGAACTATTCTCTCCCTCTGTATCCTGACCATCCTTTTCTATTTATGCAGAAAAAACAGCTGTAGAAG GAGGAATTCCTTTAAAATACGGACATACTTGACAGACTCACCAGCTGAG ACATTTGCTGAAGAATCAGTTGATGCACCTGCTTCTCAAAGTTCTGTGAATGGCTTTGACCCCTCAAAACTTTATGCCAAGATCAAAAAAGACCTTTTCTATGGCCGGCTGTGGAAGTCTTACCAAGGTCAACCCAAACCATGGACACAAGGTACCATGAATGAACAAGGGCATGTTTATCACCTGTTAGGACAGAGTCCCTTACCACAAAGAAATGTGGAGGGCAGCCCCTTGAGGCCAGAAACAACAGAAACTACAGAACAACATTTCAGTAGTTTTTAG
- the nat16 gene encoding histidine N-acetyltransferase: MKIENSLPCSQLPEAPPQTGLHFTVATEEDFDDIMAMSKDIYGGLDYLPSRYQAWLQESNRTVILARKQGKVIALESVCVIDDGETMLVEGLRVAPQERGKGVAGVLLRFCSQLVKSKYPDVKVSRLTRDDQLGPKDFQKYRLITKQGILLVRFRAEDLKLRLADLGPNITVAGEGLSTTNIPVRLEPAEVHQLFLSDVLMQGVLPNATIVQDWQPFKPLPSNMAILLKKDIDWMVDDARRPTMASLCTFPFHVPIGDDWYYLNIDMFGKDLMLAIQQLLCHLRCHTGTLKGYVMCQVFLEPALWKPMADFFRETLKVELVKEYTEQCVVESDVV, from the exons ATGAAGATTGAAAACAGCCTGCCCTGCTCTCAGCTCCCTGAGGCCCCTCCTCAGACCGGGCTGCATTTTACAGTGGCGACGGAGGAGGACTTTGACGACATCATGGCCATGAGCAAGGATATCTATGGCGGCCTGGACTATCTGCCCTCCCGCTATCAAGCCTGGCTGCAAGAGAGCAACCGCACTGTCATTTTGGCTCGCAAGCAAGGCAAAGTG ATTGCACTGGAGTCAGTGTGTGTTATCGATGATGGCGAGACCATGCTGGTGGAAGGGCTTCGTGTTGCTCCACAGGAGAGGGGGAAAGGTGTGGCAGGGGTACTTCTTCGCTTTTGCTCTCAACTGGTTAAGTCCAAGTACCCCGACGTTAAAGTCAGCAGACTGACAAGAGATGACCAACTGGGGCCAAAAGACTTCCAGAAGTACCGGCTCATCACCAAACAG GGAATCCTTCTGGTGCGCTTCCGTGCCGAAGACCTAAAATTACGCCTTGCTGATCTTGGGCCTAATATCACTGTAGCGGGGGAAGGTCTGTCCACCACAAACATCCCGGTCCGTTTGGAGCCAGCAGAGGTGCATCAGCTCTTCCTAAGCGATGTTCTAATGCAGGGTGTCCTTCCCAATGCCACCATCGTTCAAGATTGGCAGCCCTTCAAGCCTCTGCCTAGCAACATGGCCATCCTGCTGAAGAAGGACATCGATTGGATGGTTGACGATGCCAGGCGCCCAACCATGGCCAGCTTGTGCACCTTCCCGTTCCATGTGCCAATCGGTGATGACTGGTACTACCTCAACATCGACATGTTTGGTAAAGACCTGATGCTGGCCATACAACAGCTGCTGTGCCACCTGAGGTGCCATACTGGCACTCTGAAGGGTTACGTCATGTGTCAGGTGTTCCTGGAGCCTGCGCTGTGGAAGCCCATGGCTGATTTCTTTAGGGAGACCCTTAAAGTGGAGCTGGTGAAGGAGTACACAGAGCAGTGCGTCGTGGAGTCTGATGTTGTTTAG